In Runella sp. SP2, the genomic window TGTTTTTGTATAAAACGCGCCAACTAATTCAAGCGCAAGACACCTTGTACGTAAAAGCGCTAGAAGCCGCCAAATCTCGTTACAAAACGGGTGAAACCAACCAGTTGGAAGTGGTGGCGAGCGAAACCAATCGGCGTGAGATTCAAAACCGTCGGACGGTTATTGACCGCGAAATTCAGCTGGCTTACATGGGTTTGCAGGCATTAATGTACAGCAATGAATCCTTAATGATTGATACGTTGCTCAATTTACAACGACCCACTCCCTCCCAAGAAGGAATCAATCGGTACGCTGCCCTTGCGACGGAGGAATCGCAATTGAGTCGTAATTTTACGGACTTAGAACGGGCACAACTCAAACCTGACTGGAGAATTGGCGCTGCTAATCAATCCATTGAAGGTAAACTTGGCTTTATGTACCTTTCTGGTGGTTTGGGGATTCCGTTGACCAATAAACCCCAAAAAGCGCGCATCGAGGCGGCAAAAGTAGGCGAGCAAGCCAGCGAAAATCAGCTCAAAGCCATTCAGTTTCAGACCGAAGCCAACACCAGAATTCTGCGAGAAAGTCTCCAAAAACTTCAGACAACGCTCAATTATTACGAACAATCGGCACTTCCTCAAGCAGAGTTATTGCTTAAAACCGCCTACAAGCAATTTCGTTTGGGAGACATCGAATACGTAGAATTTTTCCAAAATACCCGTCAAGCTTGGCAAATCCGTGAAGCCTATTTGACCGAACAATTGCGCTTTACCCAAACCGTCATTGAGCTTGAAAAATGGCTAGGTATTGAATAGAATAACGATTTTTTGAATGACGACTAACCACTTCAACACAATTCCAATGAACACATTAATTCACTCTATACGCTCTTTGCATTTTGCCCTTCGCATTTTATCCCTCGCCCTTCGCCCCTTGCCATTTGCCTCTCGCATTTTGCATTTTACCCTTCGCCTTTTGCCCTTCGCCCCTTGCCCTTCGCCCCTTGCCCTTTGCCTCTTGCCCTTTGCCCTCCGCCCCTTGCCCCTTGCCCTTTGCCTAACAGCAGCTCTGAGCAGTTGCAATAAGACCGAAACCGCCCAAACCGAAGAAGCAGCCCCCGAAAAGGCTCCAACCGAACTTAAACTCACGGCGGAACAAGAAAAGAATTTTGGCATTAGCCTCGGAAGTCCCGAAACCCGAACGGTTTATGACGCTATTGTCCTCAATGGAGTGGTTGAATCGTCGCCTCAACAAAGCGCGAGTGTGAGCTTTCCGCTCATAGGGATTGTCCGCAGCATTGGAGTCTTGTCTGGTAATTCAGTAGGAAAAGGAAGTACACTTGCCACCATCGAAAGCCTCGAACTCATTCAATTACAGGAAGATTATTGGAAAACGACAGGCCAACTTCAATTTGCCGAGCAAGAACGCCAACGTCAAACGACCCTATCGCAGGAAGAAGTAGGAGCCAAACGTAAACTCCAACAGGCAGAATCTGAAATGAGGGTTTTGGAAGCCACCAAACAAGGCATCGAAGCCAAACTTCAAGTGGTAGGAATCGATCCAAAATCGCTTAAAACAAATCAAATCGTTCGTACCATCGCCCTTCGCTCTCCGATTGGTGGCGTAGTTAAGAGCGTTCAAACAACCCTTGGAAAGTCCATTAACGGCGGAGAATCGTTGTTTGAAATCATTAACCAAACAGGTGCGCGTTTGGTACTCAAAGTGTTTGAGAAAGATGTAGCCCTCATAAAAGTAGGCCAAAAAGTAACGTTTGACAATGGCACAGCCACCATCAGCAGTTTAGGTACTACTTTCGACTCCAACAGTCGTACTGTAGATGCCTATGCTACCCTCAACGCAACCCGCTTATTGGCAGGCCAATACGTGAATGGGAAAGTGATATCCTCGCCGCGCCAAGCTGAGACTCTGCCCGAAACTGCGATTGTTCGAACGGGAGAAACTGCCCACGTATTTGTCAAAACTCCGCAAGGAATTTATCGCCCCATCGACGTGAAAACGGGCGCTTCCCAAGACGGTTTTGTTGAAGTAATTTTCAACCAAAAACCAACCTTACCCATCGTTATCACAGGCGCGCAAACCCTGCAAGCCGAACTGACCAAAGGCGAAGGAGAAGAGGAATAGGTTGGCAAGGAGCAAAGGGCAAAGGGCAAAGGGCAAAGGGCAAAGGGCAAAGGGCAAGTTAGTTTGCTTTTTTGCCAATTTGTCAATTTGCTTATTTGCCTACTTGCTTTTTGCCAATTTGCTTATTTGACAAAATCGCCCTTTGCAAAATTGCCCCATCCTTTCGTACATTAGCTGATGATTCAATATAACTTTTAAAATCCGCGCATCATGTACAAAAGTTTACTGGCAGCCCTGCTTTCGGCCGTTTTACTTGGTTTTACATTCAAAGAGAAAAAATACGATGTTGGTCACATCAAAACCAACATGGGAGATATTTACTTTTGGTTGTACAACGAAACGCCCAACCACAAAGCAAGTTTTACCAAATTGGCGGGAGAACATTACTGGGATTCACTGACCTTCAACCGTGTTATCAATAATTTTGTAGCCCAAGGTGGTTGCCCCGATACGCCCGAAGGTTTTGCCAATTCTCCCTATTTACTCAAGCCAGAGTTCGATAAAAAGATTCGGCACGTGTATGGTGCCGTGGGGGCAGGCCGCGACAATAATCCTGACATGCTTTCGGCGGGTTGTCAGTTTTACATTGTTCAAAACAAAAATGGGCTTGCTCGCCTTGACGATAAATTTACGGTATTTGGGCAAGTTTTTAAGGGGATGGACATTGTGGACGCCATCGTTGCCGTCAAAACCGATTCAACAGACACGCCTCTCAAGCCAATTACGCTTAAAGTACGGGTCGTAAAGATGAACGCGAAAGAGTTACAAAAACTGGGCTGGACGGGTAGTCTTAATTAAAGACTACCGCATTTTTGCTCTTTTGGCCAAGTAAGCCGTCAGAATTTGGTCTAAGCCTTTGGCAACATCGGCTTCGATGAAATCAATTTTATATTGTCCGCACTTGAGTCGAAGTTCGTGGTAATATTTTTTGGCGGCTTCTTGGTATTGCTTTTTCACTTGTCCTGGCTGAATTTTCACCCGCTCACCCGATTCTAAATCAATAAACTCGTACGGGCGGTCATCAAAAGCAAACTCCTCTTCGGTACGGCGGTCGGTGACGTGAAACAACAACACCTCGTGCATGTTGTGACGCAAGTGCTGCATGGCCGAAAAAATTCTTTCGGCTTGATTTATGTCTTCAAACATATCGCTAAAAATCACCACCAACGAGCGTTTGTGAATTTTCTCGGCGATTTCGTGCAATACATCTGCCACGGCCGTTTTACGGAGTTCTTTGGGCTTTTTAAGAACGTTTTCCAGATCCAAAAACACCTTATGAACGTGTGATGGGGTGGACTTTATCGGGGTTTGAACTTCTATTTTATCCGAAAATGTACACAAACTTACCGCATCTTTTTGACGCTGGAGCAAATTGGCGATACTTGCTGCTGCCAACACGCTGAACGTAATTTTATCGTGATTAGGCTCAGGATAATACATCGACGACGACGTATCGACCAGTAAATGGCAACGCAAGTTCGTTTCTTCTTCGTAGCGTTTTACAAACAAGCGGTCGCTTTTGGCAAATACTTTCCAATCGATGTGGCGTGTGCTTTCGCCTGTATTATACAAGCGGTGTTCGGCAAATTCGACCGAAAAACCATGAAAGGGCGATTTGTGCAATCCAGTTATAAACCCTTCGACGAGCTGTCTCGCCAAAAATTCCAAATTTCCGTACTGTCTTACCGTTGCAATATCAAATTTGCGAGCGCTCATGTTGTTAAAAGGTTTGTTCCTGCGAATAAACTACATTATTTGGAGACTATAAACTTAAAACGGAAGAAGGAAGAAATTTTACTTTAATTGGACAAAGCCCGCTCAATGATGTCACCTGTTTCGGTTATCATTTCATTTTGGCCCAGCAGCACCATTCCTTCCATTCCAACCACCCTGAGGGTGACATTGGCAACGCCAGAGCCCAAAATCCCCAAATATTGTGCCGCCGAACGACTCAAATCAATCAGGCGGGTGCGGTGGTACGGTCCGCGGTCGTTGATACGCACAATCACCGTGCGCTTATTGGAAAGGTTTGTGACCTCCACCATGGTGTTGAAAGGCAACGTACGATGCGCGGCAGTATATTCTTTCTGATTGAATGGCTCACCTAATGACGTTTTGCGCCCGTTAAACATTTGTGCATAAAATGATGCTCTTCCTTGCTCTTCCTTCCCCAACAATTGGGCTGATGCTGGATTTACTTTGATCAGCGACAACAATACAAGTACATAAAAAGTGGTAGAATACATAGATTTGTTCGGGTTATTTTTCACCAAAAATGACAATTTGACTAGGAGTCCCCTTGAACGCATACTCAAAAAAATGCAACCTTTTTTGAGTTTAAGGGCTGAAAATTAAGCAAAAAACAAATACGAACTACGTTTTTTACAAATTGACATACTTACCCCAGCTTATAACAACGTAAAAACCAACAACTTTATTTTGAAAATATTTTGACTACCAACAACAAAAGACGTACTTTAGCGTTTGGTATAACTCTAAACCTCAAAAGGATAGTGGAAGACAAAGACAGAGAAAAAATCTACTCGAAACGCGTAAAGGCAGGGAAAAGAACTTACTTTTTTGATGTGCGTTCAACTCGTTCAAATGATTACTACTTGACGATTACAGAAAGTCGCCGTTTTCCGCAAGGAGATGGGTTTGCTTACGAAAAACACAAAATGTTTCTCTACAAAGAAGACTTCGATAAGTTTGTAGATGCCCTTCAAGAAACCGTAGCCCACATTAAAACTGAATTGATGCCTGACATAGATTTCTCTCAGTACGCCGTACGTGAAGAAGAAGACTATACAGGTAGCGATTTGAAGTGGGATTAATCAACCTTTCCTGACCTATCCTATGCCCTGCCTCTGGTTGCCCAGAGGCTTTCGGTTTTGTAGCCACCACAAAATCCACTAATTTTGCCAATCAAAAAATCGTCATTTAACTAATGTCTCTCCAATGTGGTATTGTCGGATTGCCCAACGTAGGCAAATCCACTCTTTTTAGCGCATTATCAAGTGCCAAAGCCGAAGCTGCCAACTATCCTTTTTGTACCATTGAGCCCAACGTCGGAGTGGTTGAAGTACCCGACGAGCGTATCACTGTCCTCGAACGCCTCATTAATCCACAACGTACCGTTCCGACCATCGTTGAGATTGTTGACATCGCAGGTTTGGTTCGCGGGGCTAGTAAAGGCCAGGGTCTTGGCAACCAGTTTTTGGCCAATATTCGTGAGGTGGACGCGATCATTCACGTAGTTCGTTGTTTTTCGGACGACAACATTGTTCACGTAGAAGGCCGCGTCAACCCCGTTAGTGACAAAGAAATTATTGACCTTGAGCTTCAACTCAAAGACCTTGATTCTATTGAGAAAAAATTTGCTCGGGTAGAAAAAGCAGCCCGCGTGGGTGACGCCAAAGCCAAAGTAGAACTCGAAATTCTGACCCGCGTAAAAAATGCCCTATTTCAAGGAAAAAGCGTGCGTGCTGTCGGTTTGACGGACGATGAAAAGGCAGCCATCGCTGATCTTCAACTTCTGACCATCAAGCCCGTTATTTATGTCGCCAACGTGGATGAAACATCCATTCAGACGGGCAACGAGTACGTAGAGCAACTCAAAGCTGCCGTGGCCGAAGAAAATGCCGAAGTAATTGTACTTTGCGCCGCCATCGAATCGCAAATCGCTGAAATGGAAGATGCCGAAGAGCGTGAAATGTTTTTAGGCGAATATGGCCTTAGCGAGTCTGGCCTTTACAAACTCATCCGTGCTTCGTACGCCATCTTGAACTTGATTACTTATTTTACCGCTGGGGTCAAAGAAGTAAGGGCTTGGACGATTCAGCGCGGCTGGAAAGCCCCGCAAGCAGCAGGAGTGATTCACACTGACTTTGAGCGTGGTTTTATCCGTGCGGAGGTTATCAAACTTCCCGATTACGAAAAATACAAAACTGAAGCAGGCTGCCGTGATGCGGGCAAAATCTCCGTTGAAGGCAAAGAATACGTTGTACAAGACGGCGACATCATGCACTTCCGCTTCAATGTGTAGTCTCAAGTTTTTTTATTCACACAAAACCCCGACGAAGTGTTCGTCGGGGTTTTGTTTTTTTTAGTACTGTTGATGCTCAACTCATTTCGTACACAGGGTACCTAATCGACGACTTCTTTTTTTCTAAACAACGCCCGAAAAGTACCCGCCATGTGTATCACGTGGTCAACCCGATTTTTGGCCTGACTGATGACATGAATATTTACTTCTTGTTCGAGCAATTTGCCAAATGATGCCGATAACATATACATTTCTTCGACATTCACTGAAAAGTCATTCACCACAAACTTTTGAAATCCTCGGTCCTGTAAATTGGCAAAATAAAGGACAAGGCAAAAGTTTTCGCCCTCGAAGTAAGAAATCACTTTATCAACGTCAAACTTCTTGGGCATTTCGTGATGGTCAACCAGTGCATCAATAATTTCTTCTTCCTCATTGGTCATGTACAAGTGAGGCGTCAGATAAACAGGTGGTTGATAGTTCATTTTACTTAATCTGATTATTGGAATACTTAGCTTTTCTACTCAGAAAACTATTGGAATGCGACAAAAATGGCATACACAAATTTATTTTCATAACTTTTTAAATATTTTATTGAATTATTTATATTTTATACTTAGTTGCATTTTAATCTAATCAAAAGGAAAAAATACTTATTTTTAATACTATTTCCTCTGACGGCATCCAAGTTTGAAGGAATTTTCAAAAAAACACCTTTTTAGCTACCTTTTTATAACTCATTTTTAGCAAAAAAATATTTTCATAAAATGACAAAAAAGGACGCGTTTCCGCGTCCTACTGAACTATATATGATGTATTTTGGGAAAATATTACCGAGAAATATCGAGTACTTCAAATTCCATTGCTCCAGCTGGTACTTGGATTTGGGCTTTTTCTCCTACTTTTTTCCCCATCAATCCCTTTCCAATGGGTGAGCCTGCCGAGATTTTTCCTTGTTTAAGATCGGCCTCTTCTTCTGCCACCAATGTATAGGTTACAACTGCATTGTTACGGCAGTTTTTGATTTTAACTTTCGATAGTATGCTCACCTGCGATGTATCAATCGACGATTCATCCAAGACCCGCGCGTTGCCTACTATTTCTTCTAATTTAGCGATTTTTGCTTCGTGTAAGCCTTGTGCATCTTTGGCTGCATCGTACTCGGCATTTTCGCTCAAATCACCTTTATCACGGGCCTCGGCTATTGCACGAGCTATTTCCTGACGGCCGCGTGTTTTTAAGTCCTGCAATTCAGCCTTGAGCTTATTGAGACCTTCTTCGGTGTAATATTGTAACTTAGCCATAGTGCTGTTGTGTACGTTAATTGTTTAGTATTATATATCTGTCCTATCACTTATTTCTTCCACCAAAGACAAAAAAAAAGAACGGTGAAATGACCGCTCTACTACAAATGGGGTAGCTCTGTCACTTCTTCCTAAAAGACCGAAAAGAATTGGTTGTGTCGGTTCATGGTCGAAATTTGAACAACAAAATTAGCAATATTTGCAACGGGAATCAAGACTACATCAGTTTGAATCCAAAAAATTGCTCTAAAAATCATATCTAATAATCGACAAAACGATTTTCTCAGTGCATATGTCAAAGCTTCGAATCATTTTTATGGGGACTCCTGAGTTTGCAGTGAGTAGCCTTCAAAAGCTTGTAGAAAGCGGTTGCAACGTGGTAGCCGTTGTGACCGCTCATGATAAGCCTGCAGGGCGTGGGCTGCAACTTACTCCTTCCCCCGTAAAACACTATGCTGTATCTCAAGGTATTCCTGTTTTACAACCTGAAAAGCTAAAAAATCCTGCTTTTTTAGAAGAATTACGCAGCTACCAAGCCGATTTGCAGGTTGTTGTGGCGTTTCGGATGCTGCCAGAAGTTGTCTGGAACATGCCCCCCAAAGGGACATTCAACCTACACGCCTCTCTCCTACCACAGTTTCGCGGTGCAGCACCTATCAACTGGGCGATTATCAACGGAGAAACCGAAACGGGCGTTACTACCTTTTTTCTTGAGCACGAAATTGATACAGGAAACATCATTTTTCAAGAAACTGAACCTATCCATTACGAAGATAACGTTGGAACTTTGTACGAACGACTGATGCACAAAGGAGCGGAATTAGTCGTTCGGACTGTCAATGCCGTAGAGGCAGGGAATTATCCGCAGTTGCCCCAATCACAAAGTGAAGTCCTCAAGGCTGCCCCTAAGATTTTTAAAGAAACTTGCGAAATCAATTGGAATCAGTCCACTGAAGCGGTTCGGAATTTTATCAGGGGGTTATCGCCTTATCCTGCCGCTTGGACCACCTTGAATGGCAAATTGTGTAAAATTTATAAAAGCTCAGTGGCAACACAGGCGCCTACCGACAACGGTAGCCACTTATTTACGGACAATAAACACGTGCTACTTTTTAAAACTACCGATGGTTGGTTGTCCATTGACGAACTACAATTGGAAGGCAAGAAAAGAATGGGAATTGAAGAGTTTTTGAGGGGCACCAAAGTTACGATTGCCTGAGCTCTTTCGGAGAATATTGACTTTTCCAAATAATAAAAGCCGCTACTTGAAAGAGCGGCTTTTGTCGTTGATAAACACAACTGATATAGAAACGACGCTCAGGTAGAAAAAGTTTTAGCCTTGAAAAATAATCTCACTATTTTTCATATTATTGCAAAAAATCAACATTTGTTGATTTTCCTCGAAAAAAGTGACAGATACATGCTCCAACAAACCATCTACGAAGTACGAATTACCTACATCGGTAGCCTTACGGGCCTGCGCGAACGGGAGCCATTTGTTTGCTATTTTTCAAACTTAAAGAAGACGGTAGAGAATTTGACAGCCCAACTCGCGCTAAACGGTTGGCCACTAAAAATCAATTACACGGCAGTATATCGCGGACTCAAAATGAAGAATAAATACCACTGCGATTTTGAAGTTGCAGGGCATAAAGTGTTTAGGATTTCTATTACTCCTTGCGTACTTAATCCTGTTCTCACAACCCTTGGGATTGACGAAATGCCTGCTTATAAGAAGTGATTTGTTTTCGGCTCTTTTTTTGCAACCATATAAGACATATAAGGCCATATAAGTTTCTTCTTATAATCACTTATATGTCTTATATGGTTCAAAAAAGCTTTATTCCGCAACGACTTTGAGTTCTAGGCCGAGTTTTTTCCCCTCTTCTACCATCAAACCAAACGCCTGTTCGTACTGATTGGGAATGATCCCATCAAGAATCGCTTCCCGAACTGCCGTTTTGATAATCCCCACTTCTGCCGAAGGTTTGAGGGCAAAGGCTTGCATGATAACCTCTCCCGTAATGACGGGCTGGAAGTTTCGAATCTTATCTCGTTCTTCGAGGTCGTAAAGTTTTTGTTCAACCTTGTCAAAATTCGCCAAATGTTTGCGAACTTTATCAGGGTTCTTAGACGTAATATCGGCACGGCAAAGCGTCATTAATGCCTCCAAATCATCGCCCGCGTCAAACAACAATCGACGCAAAGCCGAATCGGTAATTTCTTCTTTGGACAGTGCAATAGGACGAAGGTGAAGACGAACGAGTTTTTGTACAAATCGCATACTTTCGTTCATCGGCAATTTCATCTGGCGAAAAATGCGCGGCGTCATTCTTGCACCCAACTCTTCATGACCGTGAAACGTCCAACCCACTTTTTTGTCAAAACGCTTGGTAGCAGGTTTGGCAATATCGTGCATGATTGCCGCCCAACGTAGCCACAAGTCATTGGTATGTTTTGAAATATTATCAAGTACCTGAAGCGTATGATAGAAATTATCTTTATGCCCTTTTCCATCTTGGTATTCAGCCCCTTGCAACTCTACAAACTCAGGAAAAATCAATTTTAAAATCCCCGCTTGATGCAGCAATTTAAAGCCGTAAGAAGGGGTTTTGGCTAAAATAATTTTGTTGAGTTCGTCATTGATACGCTCCTTTGAAATGATGGAAATACGCTCAGCCATTTGCACAAGACCGTCAAACGTATCTGGCTCAATATCAAAATTAAGTTGGGTTGCAAAACGCGCTGCCCGCATCATTCGGAGCGGGTCGTCAGAAAAAGTAATGCCAGGTTCGAGGGGGGTACGAATGAGTTTTTTCCGCAAATCACTCATCCCGTTGAAAGGATCAATAAGCTCGCCATAGTTCGTTGCATTTAAGCTGATTCCCATGGCATTGATGGTAAAGTCACGGCGATTTTGGTCGTCTTGCAAGGTACCATCTTCCACAATCGGCTTCCGAGATTCACTGCGATAAGATTCGCGACGCGCACCCACAAACTCCACTTCAAGATCGTCAGTTTTGAGTTGGGCTGTGCCAAAATTTCTAAATACAATTACCTGTACACCAAGCCTTTCGGCCACTTTTTCGGCCAACTCAACACCACTTCCAACGCTTACTATATCAATGTCCTTAGAAGGACGATTCAGGATTAAATCACGCACGTATCCCCCAATAACATAGGCTTCAACGCCCAGTTCACGGGCGCTATCGGCAATGACTTGAAAAAGGGGATTGGAGGCTAAAACTTCACTAAAATTCATTCGGATTGCTTTTGCAAACTGCAAAGATACTATTTCTTTAAACTTTCGCCCGTGAGTTGGTGTTCATTCAAGAAGAAAAAAAAGTATCAATGGAAGAAATAATTAATAAAGTAGCTAATAGTGGGCTTGTTACTTTGGATTTGGAAGATTATTACCACCAAGGTGAGCGCGTGGTGTATGACCTTAAAGACAATCTTTTTATGGGAATGATTCTCAAGGAAAAAGACTTCCGTGAGTTTCTTAAAAGTCACGATTGGACACAGTACGCAGGCAAAAATGTGGCCATCACTTGCACCGAAGACGCCATCATCCCAACTTGGGCATACATGTTATTAACACTTCAACTTGGGCCTCACGCCCACTCAGTGGTGTTTGGAACCCTCAACGACCTTGAAGAAAAGTTGTTTTTTGATGCCATCAACCGAATTGATGTAGAGACTTTCCGCGATGTTCGCGTGGTGGTAAAAGGGTGCAGCAAACACCCCGTTCCGACGGCGGCTTACGTAGAACTGACGCGCAAACTTCAACCCGTTGTGCAATCGCTGATGTTTGGTGAACCTTGTAGTACGGTTCCGCTGTTCAAAAAACCCAAAAATAAACTTCCACAAACGTAATTCTACAAAGGTTGTGCCTCTCCGAGGCAAAATTATCAAAAAAACTAACTTTTGTGACTACAAACGTTGCGCCTCTCCGAGGCAAAATTGTCGAAAAACAGCTTCGGAGAAGCTTAACATTTGTAACAACAAACGTTGCGCCTCTCCGAGGCAAAATTATCGAAAAACAGCTTCGGAGAAGCTCAACATTTGTAGCATTTGTGATATTTATCCAAAAATATATTGTGAAGCCAACATGGCTTGCGCGAGCTTGAGGTCGTCGATGGGCAAATTGACGCCAAGCTGTGTTAATTCACTCACTACCAACTCCGTTGCTAAATTACCAACCAATTTATCTTCCGCCAGCGGACATCCTCCAAAACCACGCACGGCACAGTCAATTCGGCGAACTCCTGCTTTATAAGCTGCTTTTACTTTTTTGGGCGTTTGCGACGATTTTGCGTGCAAATGCGCCCCAAATTCCACATTTGGGAATTTTTTCACCAAATGCCCAAACAAGGTCTTAATTTCGTCGGTAGTACTCGAACCGATTGTGTCAGAAGGGGCAATGATGTTAATCCCTTGTTGAACCAATTTTTCGGTAAATTCCTCCACGATTTCAGGACTGTAAGCATCTCCATACGGATTCCCAAAACCCATCGAAAGATAAACCACCAACTTTTTATTGGTTTTTTGGCAGATATTCTGAATTTCTACCACTTCACCAAATGCCTCTGCAATGGTTTTGTTCGTATTTTTTTGTTGGAACGTTTCCGAAACCGACAAAGGAAATCCCAAATACTGAATTTGCCCAAATTGTGCCGCATCTTCTGCCCCACGAACATTAGCGACAATGGACAGCAATTTGGTGGAAGTGGTCGATAAGTCTAATTTATCTACTACCTCGGCCGTGTCCCGCATCTGAGGAATGGCTTTGGGAGAAACAAAACTCCCAAAATCAAGCGTATCAAAACCTACCTGAAGGAGCTTATTTAAGTAATTTATTTTAGCGTCGGTCGGCACAAAGTTTTCTAAACCTTGCATCGCGTCACGCGGACATTCAATGATTTTCATTTTAGTTATAGTAAATTATGTAGTAAAGTGTTGGTTGTGAGCAACCAAGACCACAAATTTACCCTCCACTCACGGGGGGAATGAGTACAATTTCGTCGTTGGGATGGAGCGGCTGGGTATCGTCGGCATAGTCGGTATTGACAGCTACGCGCAGCGAAGCCAGTTTTTGAAAATCGGGAAATTGGCTGACCAAATGGCTTTTCAAATCCGCCACCGTTGCTTCTTCGGACAGTTGTAAGGTCAGTTCGAGTTGGCCAATAATCTCTTTGGCAATCCCAAACGCTAATACAGTTATTTTCATATTCAAGTTTTATTCCTAACGTAATTGCTCTATGACTCGTTTCAAACTCTCCAAATTGTGTGCGGGAGCGTGTAAATCCAAATACGGTAAAACCGCTTTTAACGCTTTTACTTCGGGACGAAAATCGGGCGAGCTAGCCAAAGGATTTAACCAAATTACCCTCCTCGCCTTTCGTCGAATTCGCTCCATATTTTTGGCCAGATCATCTCCATCTCCCGTATCCATACCATCGCTGACAATTAACACAATCGTCCGTGAGTTTAATCTTTTCATCGCATACTCGTCCACAAATTGCCTGAGCATCGTTCCAATATCCGTCCCGCCCGACCAATTGGGAACGCGCTCCGAAAGATTTTCAAGGGCTTGGGTATAGTCCATTTCCTTTAAATCTTCCGTAATTCGTACCAATTTTGTACTAAATACAAAAGTTTCAATGGACTGGTACAACGTCTGAAAAGCATACATAAACTGTACCCAAAAGCGGCTGTACAAATCCATTGATTTACTGACATCACAGAGTAAAACCAAACGGATTTTGTTGCGGGCGGGTTTTCGGTAAAAAAGGTCGATGATTTCTTCACCTTTCCGAAAATTGTTTCGTAACACTCGCCGTAAATCCAACTGCCCGCCATTTTTAGTAATTTCGTAACGTCGGCTCATGGTTTTGGCCATCCGCTGTACCATTTGGCGCACCAAACGGCGGGCTTCGTGGAGGTCTTCATCGGTGTAAGAGCCAAAATCTTTGAGCGTCAGGGGTTCTCCCAAACTATACGACGCCAACTCTTCGGTTTGCGATTGTTTGTTGCCGTTTAACCAATTTTTGAGCGCCTCAAAAGCCGCTTCTCCGTTTTGTTTCGGTTTCTTTTTTTTCTGCTCGCTTTCTTTGGCCTCGTCCTTTATTTTAGAATCAACTGCCTTGGCAAGTTCTTTCCAATATTTCGTATATAATTCGTCAAATTCGCGTAGTTGCTTTCGATTTTGAGGAAAAACACTCCGCATCGCCAAGTAAAATTGTTCTTCCTCTCCCAACTGAATTTCGGCCAATGCTTTGAGCGCATCGGCTTCACGGTCAGGACCAACGGGCAAACCTTTTCCCCTCAAAAAGCGGCTAAACGCCACCACGTGGGCCGACAACTCAACTTGGCGCTGAATAAGGTTATCTTTCATAAATTCGACGGAACATATCTCGGGGTAATTC contains:
- a CDS encoding efflux RND transporter periplasmic adaptor subunit, encoding MNTLIHSIRSLHFALRILSLALRPLPFASRILHFTLRLLPFAPCPSPLALCLLPFALRPLPLALCLTAALSSCNKTETAQTEEAAPEKAPTELKLTAEQEKNFGISLGSPETRTVYDAIVLNGVVESSPQQSASVSFPLIGIVRSIGVLSGNSVGKGSTLATIESLELIQLQEDYWKTTGQLQFAEQERQRQTTLSQEEVGAKRKLQQAESEMRVLEATKQGIEAKLQVVGIDPKSLKTNQIVRTIALRSPIGGVVKSVQTTLGKSINGGESLFEIINQTGARLVLKVFEKDVALIKVGQKVTFDNGTATISSLGTTFDSNSRTVDAYATLNATRLLAGQYVNGKVISSPRQAETLPETAIVRTGETAHVFVKTPQGIYRPIDVKTGASQDGFVEVIFNQKPTLPIVITGAQTLQAELTKGEGEEE
- a CDS encoding peptidylprolyl isomerase, translating into MYKSLLAALLSAVLLGFTFKEKKYDVGHIKTNMGDIYFWLYNETPNHKASFTKLAGEHYWDSLTFNRVINNFVAQGGCPDTPEGFANSPYLLKPEFDKKIRHVYGAVGAGRDNNPDMLSAGCQFYIVQNKNGLARLDDKFTVFGQVFKGMDIVDAIVAVKTDSTDTPLKPITLKVRVVKMNAKELQKLGWTGSLN
- a CDS encoding DUF58 domain-containing protein, which translates into the protein MSARKFDIATVRQYGNLEFLARQLVEGFITGLHKSPFHGFSVEFAEHRLYNTGESTRHIDWKVFAKSDRLFVKRYEEETNLRCHLLVDTSSSMYYPEPNHDKITFSVLAAASIANLLQRQKDAVSLCTFSDKIEVQTPIKSTPSHVHKVFLDLENVLKKPKELRKTAVADVLHEIAEKIHKRSLVVIFSDMFEDINQAERIFSAMQHLRHNMHEVLLFHVTDRRTEEEFAFDDRPYEFIDLESGERVKIQPGQVKKQYQEAAKKYYHELRLKCGQYKIDFIEADVAKGLDQILTAYLAKRAKMR
- a CDS encoding septal ring lytic transglycosylase RlpA family protein codes for the protein MYSTTFYVLVLLSLIKVNPASAQLLGKEEQGRASFYAQMFNGRKTSLGEPFNQKEYTAAHRTLPFNTMVEVTNLSNKRTVIVRINDRGPYHRTRLIDLSRSAAQYLGILGSGVANVTLRVVGMEGMVLLGQNEMITETGDIIERALSN
- a CDS encoding DUF3276 family protein → MEDKDREKIYSKRVKAGKRTYFFDVRSTRSNDYYLTITESRRFPQGDGFAYEKHKMFLYKEDFDKFVDALQETVAHIKTELMPDIDFSQYAVREEEDYTGSDLKWD
- the ychF gene encoding redox-regulated ATPase YchF, translated to MSLQCGIVGLPNVGKSTLFSALSSAKAEAANYPFCTIEPNVGVVEVPDERITVLERLINPQRTVPTIVEIVDIAGLVRGASKGQGLGNQFLANIREVDAIIHVVRCFSDDNIVHVEGRVNPVSDKEIIDLELQLKDLDSIEKKFARVEKAARVGDAKAKVELEILTRVKNALFQGKSVRAVGLTDDEKAAIADLQLLTIKPVIYVANVDETSIQTGNEYVEQLKAAVAEENAEVIVLCAAIESQIAEMEDAEEREMFLGEYGLSESGLYKLIRASYAILNLITYFTAGVKEVRAWTIQRGWKAPQAAGVIHTDFERGFIRAEVIKLPDYEKYKTEAGCRDAGKISVEGKEYVVQDGDIMHFRFNV
- the greA gene encoding transcription elongation factor GreA, which gives rise to MAKLQYYTEEGLNKLKAELQDLKTRGRQEIARAIAEARDKGDLSENAEYDAAKDAQGLHEAKIAKLEEIVGNARVLDESSIDTSQVSILSKVKIKNCRNNAVVTYTLVAEEEADLKQGKISAGSPIGKGLMGKKVGEKAQIQVPAGAMEFEVLDISR